From one Nitrosopumilus sp. genomic stretch:
- a CDS encoding methylated-DNA--[protein]-cysteine S-methyltransferase — translation MNLEQKIYKKLLEVPKGQITTYGELAKAVGLKNGQRVVGKIMNKNPYPVIIPCHRVVMSTGKIGGYAYGEHIKTKMLSDEGIEIKNGKILNLENTVYRF, via the coding sequence TTGAATCTTGAACAAAAGATTTACAAAAAATTACTTGAAGTGCCAAAAGGTCAAATCACAACTTATGGTGAATTAGCAAAGGCAGTTGGACTAAAAAACGGACAACGCGTAGTTGGAAAAATCATGAACAAAAATCCATACCCTGTAATTATTCCATGTCATAGAGTAGTCATGTCTACTGGAAAAATTGGTGGCTATGCATATGGGGAGCATATTAAAACAAAAATGCTCAGCGATGAAGGTATTGAAATTAAGAATGGTAAAATTTTGAATTTAGAAAATACGGTTTACAGGTTCTAA